A single region of the Neotabrizicola shimadae genome encodes:
- a CDS encoding Hint domain-containing protein: MIITHQGQSASVAEPRQIATPTTSMGLAFGSTVLTAQGERAVETLAPGDRIITRDGIRRLTAAITDELAGTVIRVSASALGHDRPDADVCLAPGQLILLRDWRAQALYGTATALVPVSRLVDGEYISIEDAETVSVVTLCFESPCVIYVHGLEVACPAG, from the coding sequence ATGATCATCACCCACCAGGGGCAGTCCGCTTCTGTCGCAGAGCCGCGCCAGATCGCGACCCCGACCACGTCCATGGGTCTGGCCTTCGGGTCGACCGTGCTGACCGCCCAGGGCGAACGCGCCGTGGAAACGCTGGCGCCCGGCGACAGGATCATCACCCGAGACGGGATCCGGCGGCTGACCGCAGCGATCACCGACGAACTTGCTGGCACGGTCATCCGGGTTTCGGCTTCGGCGCTTGGCCATGACCGCCCCGATGCCGATGTGTGCCTGGCGCCCGGTCAGTTGATCCTGTTGCGCGACTGGCGGGCACAGGCGCTTTACGGAACGGCGACGGCTCTGGTTCCCGTTTCGCGCCTGGTCGATGGCGAATACATCAGCATCGAGGACGCCGAGACGGTTTCGGTGGTGACACTTTGCTTCGAGTCCCCTTGCGTGATCTACGTCCACGGGCTGGAGGTCGCCTGCCCCGCCGGCTGA
- a CDS encoding low temperature requirement protein A, translating to MTKKLLRGEHDHRVGFAELFFDLVFVFAITQISHLLLHHYDVKGAVQSGLILLAVWWVWIYTTWVLNRLDPEAPAVRGLIFAMMVCGLFLSMSIPEAFGERGWVFGLAFAAMQLGRTHFMYLAAGNDQVVKRTYLRIFIWFVPSALLWIGGGLADPNLRLWFWLAALVVEYVGPAAGFWLPGLGRDVSSNWNVKGEHIAERAGLFVIICLGETLLVSGATFADLHWDIAGLLAFLSSATSSIAMWWVYFHIGYHRGSTQIATSDDPGRIARLAFTYAHIPIVAGIVLAAVGAERAIAHPHAPGSLGEAASIVGGTALFLAGNGWFKAVSKWFPLSHLFGLGLLAGLFLLAPWLDLLMLNLGSALVLVLVAIWEDRSLASHSRASA from the coding sequence AGCCACCTTCTTCTGCACCATTACGATGTGAAGGGCGCGGTCCAATCCGGGCTCATCCTCCTCGCTGTCTGGTGGGTGTGGATCTACACGACCTGGGTGCTGAACCGCCTGGACCCCGAAGCGCCCGCAGTTCGCGGGTTGATCTTCGCCATGATGGTCTGCGGCCTGTTCCTGTCGATGTCGATTCCGGAGGCATTCGGGGAGCGGGGGTGGGTCTTCGGTCTGGCTTTCGCCGCCATGCAACTCGGCCGCACCCATTTCATGTACCTCGCGGCCGGAAACGACCAGGTGGTCAAGCGCACCTATCTGCGGATCTTCATCTGGTTCGTTCCGTCAGCTTTGCTGTGGATCGGCGGTGGCCTTGCAGACCCGAATCTGCGGCTCTGGTTCTGGCTGGCCGCCCTTGTGGTGGAGTATGTCGGACCGGCTGCAGGCTTCTGGCTGCCGGGCCTTGGCAGGGATGTCTCGTCCAACTGGAACGTGAAAGGCGAACACATTGCCGAACGCGCGGGCCTCTTCGTCATCATCTGCCTGGGTGAGACGCTGCTTGTTTCTGGGGCGACCTTTGCCGACCTCCATTGGGACATTGCCGGTCTTCTGGCCTTCCTGTCCTCGGCAACCTCGTCAATCGCGATGTGGTGGGTCTACTTCCACATCGGATACCACCGGGGAAGCACGCAGATCGCAACGTCGGATGATCCCGGTCGCATCGCCCGCCTTGCGTTCACCTATGCCCACATCCCCATAGTCGCCGGAATCGTGCTGGCTGCCGTTGGCGCCGAACGCGCCATCGCCCATCCTCATGCGCCGGGCTCGTTGGGTGAAGCCGCATCCATCGTCGGTGGCACAGCATTGTTCCTGGCCGGGAACGGCTGGTTCAAGGCGGTGTCCAAATGGTTCCCGCTGTCGCATCTTTTCGGCCTTGGGCTTCTTGCCGGCTTGTTCCTGCTGGCGCCCTGGCTGGACCTGCTGATGCTGAACTTGGGGTCGGCACTTGTGCTGGTGCTTGTCGCGATCTGGGAGGACAGGTCTCTCGCCTCCCATTCTCGCGCGTCCGCCTGA